One window of the Streptomyces asoensis genome contains the following:
- a CDS encoding DUF2252 domain-containing protein — MTTPTDRAGRGRDARKRVSRSAHALWLPSVDRPDPVAVLERQGRDRLPELLPIRYGRMAASPFAFLRGSAALMAADLASQPHTGLTVQLCGDAHLLNFGLYASPERGLLFDLNDFDETFPGPFEWDVKRLAASVAVAARENGHPEPRVHRAALEAVAAYRTAIRRLSRLDELAVWYERIDAELLLPLLRSARRRGRAGGSLTRARRRTSLQALGKLTEVVDGRRRIIHDPPLIEPAGASDSAALRKIFSDYRSTLTEERRLLLDRYRFVDAARKVVGVGSVGTRCFIVLLAGRDTDDPLFLQIKEARASVLEEHLPSGPYVHPGHRVVAGQRLLQAAGDVFLGWMTGPQSRAFYWRQLRDLKSSAGVAGMSPADLAAYARLCGTALARAHARSGDRIAIAGYLGGADTFERAVADFALAYADRTAADHAMLGAAVAAGVVSAAPGV, encoded by the coding sequence ATGACCACCCCCACCGACCGTGCCGGGCGCGGCCGGGACGCCCGCAAGCGCGTCTCCCGTTCCGCGCACGCCCTCTGGCTCCCGTCCGTCGACCGGCCCGATCCCGTCGCCGTGCTGGAGCGGCAGGGCCGGGACCGGCTCCCCGAGCTGCTGCCGATCCGGTACGGGCGGATGGCCGCCTCGCCCTTCGCCTTCCTGCGCGGCTCGGCCGCCCTCATGGCCGCCGACCTGGCGTCGCAGCCGCACACCGGGCTGACGGTCCAGCTGTGCGGCGACGCCCACCTGCTCAACTTCGGGTTGTACGCCTCCCCGGAGCGGGGGCTGCTCTTCGACCTCAACGACTTCGACGAGACCTTCCCCGGGCCCTTCGAGTGGGACGTCAAACGGCTCGCCGCCTCCGTCGCGGTGGCCGCCCGCGAGAACGGCCACCCCGAGCCGAGGGTGCACCGCGCCGCCCTGGAGGCCGTGGCCGCCTATCGCACCGCCATACGTCGGCTGTCCCGGCTCGACGAGCTCGCCGTCTGGTACGAGCGCATCGACGCCGAACTGCTGCTGCCCCTGCTGCGCTCCGCCCGGCGCCGCGGACGCGCCGGGGGCAGCCTCACCCGCGCCCGCCGCCGCACCAGCCTCCAGGCTCTCGGCAAACTCACGGAGGTCGTCGACGGCCGCCGCCGCATCATCCACGACCCACCGCTGATCGAACCCGCCGGCGCCTCCGACAGCGCCGCCCTGCGCAAGATCTTCAGCGACTACCGCTCCACCCTCACCGAGGAGCGCCGCCTGCTGCTGGACCGCTACCGCTTCGTCGACGCCGCCCGCAAGGTCGTCGGCGTCGGCAGCGTCGGCACCCGCTGCTTCATCGTGCTGCTCGCCGGGCGCGACACCGACGATCCGCTGTTCCTCCAGATCAAGGAGGCCCGCGCGTCCGTCCTGGAGGAGCACCTGCCCAGCGGCCCCTACGTCCATCCCGGCCACCGGGTCGTCGCCGGGCAGCGGCTGCTCCAGGCCGCCGGGGACGTCTTCCTGGGCTGGATGACCGGGCCGCAGAGCCGCGCCTTCTACTGGCGTCAGCTGCGCGACCTGAAGAGCTCCGCCGGCGTCGCCGGGATGTCCCCGGCCGACCTCGCGGCGTACGCCCGGCTGTGCGGCACCGCCCTGGCCCGTGCCCACGCACGGTCCGGCGACCGGATCGCCATCGCCGGCTACCTCGGCGGCGCCGACACCTTCGAACGCGCCGTCGCCGACTTCGCCCTGGCCTACGCAGACCGGACCGCCGCCGACCACGCGATGCTGGGCGCGGCGGTCGCGGCGGGCGTGGTGAGCGCGGCGCCGGGCGTCTGA
- a CDS encoding winged helix DNA-binding domain-containing protein, whose translation MGDGLRYIGVAERRARLALRHRLAPQARVATPEAVADALLALHGSDPATVYLAVGARLADPAATVAETDRALYADRTLVRMHGMRHTVFVFPTKSTAVVHASTGLAVAARERATLVKDMAKAGAPDAAWLKEVEESALAALARLGQATAAELAREEPRLREQFVYAAGKSYEGVHTVVTRLLRVLGVEGKVVRGRPLGSWTSSQFRWALAPEHAELPVAQAQSELLRHWLTACGPATEADLKWWTGWKVTDVRRALTAIGARTVTLDEGAGYVVEDDVDAVPTPGEPWAALLPGLDPTAMGWQGRDWYLAPELRPGLFDYSGNVGPTVWWNGRVVGSWAQRADGEIVWRILADEGKGDGEGVGGEAKAAIEAEAARLGAWLGATRVTPRFRTPVEKELVR comes from the coding sequence ATGGGTGACGGGCTGCGGTACATCGGTGTGGCGGAGCGGCGGGCGCGGCTGGCCCTGCGGCACCGGCTGGCCCCGCAGGCGCGGGTCGCGACACCCGAGGCGGTGGCCGACGCGCTCCTCGCCCTGCACGGCTCGGACCCGGCGACGGTGTACCTGGCGGTCGGCGCCCGCCTCGCCGACCCGGCGGCGACGGTGGCGGAGACCGACCGGGCGCTGTACGCGGACCGGACCCTCGTCCGGATGCACGGCATGCGGCACACCGTCTTCGTGTTCCCGACGAAGTCGACGGCGGTCGTGCACGCCTCGACCGGCCTCGCGGTCGCCGCGCGGGAGCGGGCCACCCTGGTGAAGGACATGGCGAAGGCCGGCGCACCGGACGCGGCCTGGCTGAAGGAGGTCGAGGAGTCCGCGCTGGCCGCTCTGGCCCGGCTCGGCCAGGCGACGGCGGCCGAACTGGCCCGCGAGGAGCCGCGCCTGCGGGAGCAGTTCGTGTACGCGGCGGGGAAGTCCTACGAGGGCGTCCACACCGTCGTGACGCGGCTGCTGAGGGTGCTGGGGGTGGAGGGCAAGGTGGTCAGGGGGCGCCCCCTGGGCTCGTGGACGTCGAGCCAGTTCCGCTGGGCCCTCGCCCCCGAGCACGCCGAACTGCCGGTGGCGCAGGCCCAGTCGGAGCTGCTGCGGCACTGGCTGACGGCCTGCGGCCCGGCCACGGAGGCCGATCTGAAGTGGTGGACGGGCTGGAAGGTGACGGACGTCCGCCGGGCGCTGACGGCGATCGGGGCACGCACGGTGACCCTGGACGAGGGGGCGGGGTACGTCGTCGAGGACGACGTGGACGCCGTGCCCACCCCCGGCGAACCGTGGGCGGCCCTGCTGCCCGGCCTCGACCCGACGGCCATGGGCTGGCAGGGCCGGGACTGGTATCTGGCCCCGGAACTGCGCCCCGGCCTGTTCGACTACAGCGGGAACGTGGGCCCGACGGTGTGGTGGAACGGGCGGGTGGTGGGGAGTTGGGCCCAGCGGGCCGACGGCGAGATCGTGTGGCGGATCCTGGCCGACGAGGGCAAGGGCGACGGCGAGGGCGTGGGCGGCGAGGCGAAGGCGGCGATCGAGGCGGAGGCGGCGCGGTTGGGAGCGTGGCTGGGCGCGACCCGGGTGACACCGAGGTTCCGCACGCCGGTGGAGAAGGAACTGGTGAGGTGA
- a CDS encoding arsenate reductase family protein — translation MEIWINPACSKCRSALTLLDAEGADYTVRRYLEDVPSEDEIAAVLDRLGLEPWDIARTQEAVAEELGLKDWARDASTRGRWISALAAHPRLIQRPIVTADDGTALVARTDEAVRDALSR, via the coding sequence ATGGAGATCTGGATCAACCCCGCCTGTTCCAAGTGCCGCAGCGCCCTCACGCTCCTCGACGCCGAGGGCGCCGACTACACCGTCCGCCGCTATCTGGAGGACGTGCCGAGCGAGGACGAGATCGCGGCCGTGCTCGACCGGCTCGGGCTGGAACCCTGGGACATCGCCCGCACCCAGGAGGCCGTGGCCGAGGAGCTCGGCCTGAAGGACTGGGCGCGGGACGCGAGCACGCGCGGACGCTGGATCAGCGCGCTCGCCGCGCACCCCCGGCTCATCCAGCGCCCCATCGTCACGGCGGACGACGGCACCGCGCTGGTGGCCCGCACCGACGAGGCCGTACGGGACGCGTTGTCCCGATAG
- the glnII gene encoding glutamine synthetase produces MTFKAEYIWIDGTQPTAKLRSKTKIIAGEPAGLESLGIWGFDGSSTNQAEGHSSDRVLKPVFTCPDPIRGGDDILVLCEVLNIDMTPHESNTRAALTEVSDKFAAQEPIFGIEQEYTFFQDGYPLGFPKGGFPAPQGGYYCGVGADEIFGREVVEAHLENCLAAGLAISGINAEVMPGQWEFQVGPVSPLEVSDHLWVARWLLYRTAEDFGVSATLDPKPVKGDWNGAGAHTNFSTKAMREGYDAIITACESLGEGSKPLDHVKHYGAGIDDRLTGLHETAPWNEYSYGVSNRGASVRIPWQVEQDGKGYIEDRRPNANVDPYLVTRLIVDTCCSALEKAGQV; encoded by the coding sequence GTGACCTTCAAGGCTGAGTACATCTGGATCGACGGCACCCAGCCGACGGCGAAGCTCCGTTCCAAGACGAAGATCATCGCGGGCGAGCCCGCCGGTCTCGAGTCGCTGGGAATCTGGGGCTTCGACGGGTCCTCCACGAACCAGGCCGAGGGCCACTCCTCGGACCGTGTCCTCAAGCCGGTCTTCACCTGCCCCGACCCGATCCGCGGCGGCGACGACATCCTCGTCCTGTGCGAGGTCCTCAACATCGACATGACGCCGCACGAGTCCAACACGCGTGCCGCGCTCACCGAGGTCTCCGACAAGTTCGCCGCGCAGGAGCCGATCTTCGGCATCGAGCAGGAGTACACGTTCTTCCAGGACGGTTACCCGCTCGGCTTCCCCAAGGGCGGCTTCCCGGCCCCGCAGGGCGGCTACTACTGCGGTGTCGGCGCGGACGAGATCTTCGGCCGTGAGGTCGTCGAGGCGCACCTGGAGAACTGCCTGGCCGCCGGTCTCGCGATCTCCGGCATCAACGCCGAGGTCATGCCCGGCCAGTGGGAGTTCCAGGTCGGCCCGGTCTCCCCGCTCGAGGTCTCCGACCACCTGTGGGTGGCCCGCTGGCTGCTCTACCGCACCGCCGAGGACTTCGGCGTCTCCGCCACCCTCGACCCGAAGCCGGTCAAGGGCGACTGGAACGGCGCCGGCGCGCACACCAACTTCTCCACGAAGGCGATGCGCGAGGGCTACGACGCGATCATCACCGCGTGCGAGTCGCTCGGTGAGGGCTCGAAGCCGCTCGACCACGTCAAGCACTACGGCGCCGGCATCGACGACCGTCTGACGGGCCTGCACGAGACCGCCCCGTGGAACGAGTACTCCTACGGCGTCTCCAACCGTGGCGCCTCGGTCCGTATCCCGTGGCAGGTCGAGCAGGACGGCAAGGGCTACATCGAGGACCGCCGTCCGAACGCCAACGTCGACCCGTACCTGGTGACGCGTCTGATCGTCGACACCTGCTGCTCGGCGCTGGAGAAGGCCGGCCAGGTCTGA
- a CDS encoding HEAT repeat domain-containing protein: MGTERDRANLERAYGPTGDVPGLLRALESADEAVRERAMDRLHSSLCFREEIPTAPAVPHLIRLTLHGAGPRAELLRLLANLANWAGHRDEQRWARRAVAGAMPSLIPFAHDADPGVREATVLLIAACGRESDPAPTPVLRDRLAEETDSLVRARVVTALGLLEPGDGAWRHGLLADPEPRVALAAAEDLLRTTELPLPHPLVDAGARAYTAAAEQPEEPETSLWPGHYQPFTERLLEDPGAALRALAQGMPLAFAITEHWRDREVDVLPWALLETEGEAWQLYRLAQLTCALPPELHARVRERVLPYLADDSPAVRAGAVTALARARVPVTVAVEEALRLIGEAPGAYDTVRVVKAVTDEFGTAAAPVARAVARQLGDGHSELVKVLTRYPEVAADVVEELAGLLTRHGTGYPSVAVTVLAGLGRAAGEVGERALRICVREGVHSSVSAEAAVALWPVAADPEPALSVLRRELSTSTSSWATTLAGRLGAAAAPLLPFVEPLLAPRTPSGTRAAAALAVWRITGRTEDTVEPLAREALEWKRFYPGPPHPVVTLTEMGLLPRFAVDPLRRGAETPRRAVKDLMYGDAAHPDDVLRAAVRKLLRTARVVD; encoded by the coding sequence ATGGGGACGGAGAGAGACCGGGCGAACCTCGAACGCGCATACGGCCCTACGGGGGACGTACCCGGACTGCTGCGGGCGCTGGAGTCCGCGGACGAGGCCGTGCGCGAGCGGGCGATGGACCGGCTGCATTCCTCTCTGTGTTTCCGGGAGGAGATCCCCACAGCGCCCGCGGTGCCGCATCTGATCCGGCTCACCCTGCACGGGGCCGGCCCCCGGGCCGAACTGCTCAGGCTGCTGGCGAACCTCGCGAACTGGGCCGGACACCGGGACGAGCAGCGGTGGGCCCGGCGGGCCGTGGCGGGGGCGATGCCGTCCCTGATCCCCTTCGCGCACGACGCCGACCCGGGCGTACGCGAGGCGACGGTGCTGCTGATCGCCGCGTGCGGCCGGGAGTCCGACCCGGCGCCGACTCCCGTGCTGCGGGACCGGCTCGCCGAGGAGACCGACTCGCTGGTGCGCGCCCGGGTCGTGACGGCGCTCGGACTGCTGGAGCCGGGCGACGGAGCCTGGCGGCACGGTCTGCTGGCCGACCCCGAGCCCCGGGTCGCGCTCGCCGCCGCCGAGGACCTGCTGCGCACGACCGAACTGCCCCTGCCGCACCCGCTGGTGGACGCCGGCGCGCGGGCGTACACCGCCGCGGCGGAGCAGCCCGAGGAACCGGAGACCTCCCTGTGGCCCGGGCACTACCAGCCGTTCACCGAACGGCTGCTGGAGGACCCCGGGGCCGCGCTGCGGGCGCTCGCCCAGGGGATGCCGCTCGCTTTCGCGATCACCGAGCACTGGCGGGACCGCGAGGTCGATGTGCTCCCGTGGGCACTGCTCGAGACGGAGGGCGAGGCCTGGCAGCTGTACCGGCTGGCGCAGCTGACCTGCGCGCTGCCGCCGGAGTTGCACGCGCGCGTGCGGGAGCGGGTGCTGCCGTACCTCGCCGACGACAGCCCGGCGGTGCGGGCCGGGGCGGTCACCGCGCTGGCACGCGCGCGCGTGCCGGTGACGGTGGCGGTCGAGGAGGCGCTGCGGCTGATCGGGGAGGCGCCCGGTGCGTACGACACCGTCCGCGTCGTCAAGGCGGTGACCGACGAGTTCGGGACCGCTGCGGCGCCCGTGGCGCGGGCGGTGGCCCGGCAGTTGGGGGACGGTCACTCGGAGCTGGTCAAGGTGTTGACGCGCTACCCCGAGGTGGCGGCGGACGTCGTCGAGGAGCTCGCCGGGCTGCTGACCCGCCACGGCACCGGCTACCCGTCCGTCGCGGTCACGGTGCTGGCGGGGCTGGGGCGCGCCGCGGGTGAGGTGGGCGAGCGGGCGTTGCGGATCTGCGTGAGGGAGGGCGTCCACTCCTCGGTCTCGGCGGAAGCCGCGGTGGCGCTCTGGCCGGTCGCGGCGGACCCCGAGCCGGCGCTGTCCGTCCTCCGCCGGGAACTGAGCACCTCGACCTCCTCCTGGGCGACGACCCTCGCGGGCCGGCTCGGTGCCGCCGCCGCACCGCTGCTGCCGTTCGTCGAGCCGCTTCTCGCACCCCGTACTCCGTCCGGCACCCGGGCCGCGGCCGCACTGGCCGTCTGGCGCATCACCGGCAGGACCGAGGACACCGTGGAACCCCTGGCCCGGGAGGCGCTCGAGTGGAAGCGGTTCTACCCGGGCCCGCCCCACCCGGTGGTGACGCTCACGGAGATGGGGCTCCTCCCCCGCTTCGCCGTGGACCCGCTGCGCCGCGGGGCCGAGACACCGCGGCGGGCCGTGAAGGACCTCATGTACGGCGACGCCGCGCATCCGGACGACGTGCTACGGGCCGCCGTCCGCAAGCTCCTCAGGACGGCGCGAGTGGTCGACTGA
- a CDS encoding winged helix-turn-helix domain-containing protein, with amino-acid sequence MANTRSLSSAPSLTATTPNGTARHRLRAVDRDEVVDVADFLPPGATWLPAPPHTLPTLPGQPPMVGYLVLVPADQQPPFLPVAVPDRPSADEAVEAEGAGRPLVRIDPVQRTAAVDGQELDLTYLEFELLAHLVAHPNRVHTRDQLVTTVWGYGHVGDGRTVDVHIARLRRKLGVQHRQSIQTVRRVGYKYTPPTGH; translated from the coding sequence ATGGCGAACACTCGTTCTCTCTCCTCCGCTCCCAGCCTCACCGCCACCACCCCGAACGGCACCGCCCGCCACCGACTGCGGGCCGTCGACCGGGACGAGGTGGTCGACGTCGCCGACTTCCTGCCGCCGGGCGCGACCTGGCTGCCCGCTCCCCCGCACACCCTGCCCACCCTGCCGGGCCAGCCGCCGATGGTCGGCTACCTGGTGCTCGTCCCGGCCGACCAGCAGCCGCCGTTCCTGCCGGTGGCGGTGCCGGACCGGCCGTCGGCCGACGAGGCCGTCGAGGCCGAGGGCGCCGGGCGCCCGCTCGTGCGGATCGACCCCGTGCAGCGCACGGCCGCCGTGGACGGGCAGGAACTCGACCTCACCTACCTGGAGTTCGAGCTGCTCGCGCACCTGGTCGCGCACCCGAACCGGGTGCACACCCGCGACCAGCTCGTCACCACGGTGTGGGGCTACGGGCACGTGGGCGACGGCCGCACGGTCGACGTCCACATCGCCCGGCTGCGCCGCAAGCTGGGCGTGCAGCACCGCCAGTCGATCCAGACGGTGCGCCGGGTCGGCTACAAGTACACCCCGCCGACCGGCCACTGA
- a CDS encoding NAD-dependent epimerase/dehydratase family protein, which produces MRLLVLGGTEFVGRAVVEAALGRGWDVTVFNRGRHTAVPGTRSLTGDRTAPGGLDALAEGDWDAVVDTWSAAPRAVQEAARLLRGRARRYVYVSSCSVYAWAPPAGYAEDAPVVEGAESDAEQSDYARDKRGGELAVVDAFGAETSVLVRAGLILGPYENVGRLPWWLTRIARGGPVLAPGPRELPLQYVDVRDLAEWILGAVEQELSGPYNLMSPQGHATMGELLEACVRATGSDAELRWTAPEIILDAGIEPWTELPVWVPPGTDMHDALHAADVSRAVAAGLSCRPVEETVAATWGWLRSIGGTAPQRPDRTRKGLDPEVEAKVLAAGTGGPGPGGVPGTTL; this is translated from the coding sequence ATGAGACTTCTGGTGCTGGGTGGTACGGAGTTCGTGGGACGGGCCGTCGTCGAGGCGGCCCTCGGGCGCGGCTGGGACGTGACGGTCTTCAACCGGGGGCGGCACACCGCCGTCCCCGGTACCCGGTCGCTGACCGGTGACCGCACCGCGCCCGGCGGTCTCGACGCCCTGGCCGAGGGCGACTGGGACGCCGTCGTCGACACCTGGTCGGCGGCGCCCCGCGCGGTGCAGGAGGCGGCGCGGCTGCTGCGGGGCCGCGCCCGCCGGTATGTGTACGTGTCGAGCTGCTCGGTGTACGCCTGGGCCCCGCCCGCCGGGTACGCCGAGGACGCGCCCGTCGTCGAGGGCGCCGAGTCCGACGCCGAACAGAGCGACTACGCCCGGGACAAGCGCGGCGGCGAGCTGGCCGTCGTCGACGCCTTCGGCGCGGAGACTTCCGTCCTCGTACGGGCCGGGCTGATCCTCGGCCCGTACGAGAACGTCGGACGGCTGCCCTGGTGGCTGACCCGGATCGCCCGCGGCGGCCCGGTCCTCGCGCCCGGCCCGCGCGAGCTGCCCTTGCAGTACGTGGACGTCCGCGATCTCGCCGAGTGGATCCTCGGCGCGGTCGAGCAAGAGCTGAGCGGGCCGTACAACCTGATGAGCCCGCAGGGACACGCGACCATGGGCGAGCTGCTGGAGGCGTGCGTGCGAGCCACCGGCTCGGACGCCGAACTGCGGTGGACGGCACCGGAGATCATCCTCGACGCGGGCATCGAGCCGTGGACCGAGCTGCCCGTGTGGGTGCCGCCGGGCACCGACATGCACGACGCCCTGCACGCGGCCGACGTCTCACGGGCGGTGGCGGCGGGGCTGTCCTGCCGTCCCGTCGAGGAGACCGTCGCCGCCACCTGGGGCTGGCTGAGGTCGATCGGCGGTACGGCGCCGCAGCGTCCGGACCGTACCCGCAAGGGCCTGGACCCGGAGGTGGAGGCGAAGGTGCTCGCGGCGGGCACCGGCGGGCCGGGCCCCGGAGGTGTACCTGGCACCACCCTCTGA
- a CDS encoding sensor histidine kinase, whose translation MNTNTKSGEGGSRARGMVLAAGRGLALAVGSLPLSILGFCLSLVSMALIPIGVGALTTPYVVKGVRAYAERRRALAERWGGVHIPSAYRPAPETVNPFRRTYALLRDPATWRDLLWLLVDIPAGFLTALLPAVLVFYPIEGLALPAGLWRVYVETPGVAYWYGFVPVTDRTSAFGAAALGAVLLVVAHRYAVRVHQVHFLLTKAMLTPSQAELAERVRVLTETRRDAVDTSAAELRRIERDLHDGAQARLVAMGMDLGTVEMLVDKDPEKAKALLAQARQSSAEALSELRDLVRGIHPPVLAERGLGDAVRALALRLPVTTEVSVELEGGRVDAPVESAAYFAVSELLTNAVKHSGAGRIWVDLHHGAGRLRISVTDDGTGGAAIGAGSGLAGVERRLGTFDGVLAVSSPAGGPTMVTMEIPCVLS comes from the coding sequence ATGAACACCAACACGAAGAGTGGCGAAGGCGGTTCGAGGGCGCGCGGGATGGTGCTCGCCGCCGGGCGGGGGCTCGCGCTGGCCGTCGGGTCGCTGCCGCTGAGCATCCTGGGCTTCTGCCTCTCCCTCGTGTCCATGGCCCTGATACCGATCGGGGTCGGGGCCCTCACCACGCCCTACGTGGTGAAGGGGGTACGCGCCTACGCCGAGCGGCGGCGGGCGCTCGCCGAGCGGTGGGGCGGGGTGCACATCCCGTCGGCGTACCGGCCTGCCCCCGAGACCGTCAACCCGTTCAGGCGCACCTACGCGCTGCTGCGCGACCCGGCGACCTGGCGGGACCTGCTGTGGCTCCTGGTGGACATCCCGGCCGGGTTCCTGACCGCCCTGCTGCCGGCCGTCCTGGTCTTCTATCCGATCGAGGGGCTGGCGCTGCCGGCCGGGCTGTGGCGGGTGTACGTCGAGACGCCCGGCGTCGCGTACTGGTACGGCTTCGTGCCGGTCACCGACCGGACGTCCGCGTTCGGCGCCGCCGCCCTGGGCGCCGTCCTCCTCGTCGTCGCCCACCGGTACGCCGTGCGCGTCCACCAGGTCCACTTCCTCCTCACCAAGGCCATGCTCACCCCGAGCCAGGCCGAACTGGCCGAGCGGGTACGGGTGTTGACGGAGACCCGGCGGGACGCCGTGGACACCTCGGCCGCCGAACTGCGTCGCATCGAGCGGGATCTGCACGACGGCGCCCAGGCCCGGCTGGTGGCGATGGGCATGGACCTCGGCACCGTCGAGATGCTCGTCGACAAGGATCCGGAGAAGGCCAAGGCACTGCTCGCGCAGGCCCGCCAGTCGTCCGCCGAGGCGCTCTCCGAGCTGCGCGACCTGGTGCGCGGCATCCACCCGCCGGTGCTGGCCGAGCGTGGACTCGGCGACGCCGTACGGGCGTTGGCGCTGCGGCTGCCGGTCACCACCGAGGTGAGCGTCGAGCTCGAGGGCGGCCGGGTGGACGCGCCCGTGGAGTCGGCGGCCTACTTCGCGGTGAGCGAGCTGCTCACCAACGCGGTCAAGCACTCCGGCGCCGGCCGGATCTGGGTCGACCTCCATCACGGGGCGGGCCGGCTGCGGATCTCGGTCACCGACGACGGCACCGGCGGCGCGGCGATCGGGGCCGGCTCGGGCCTCGCCGGCGTCGAGCGGCGACTGGGTACATTCGACGGCGTCCTGGCCGTCAGCTCCCCTGCCGGCGGTCCCACCATGGTGACCATGGAGATCCCTTGCGTGTTGTCCTAG
- a CDS encoding LuxR C-terminal-related transcriptional regulator, with protein sequence MRVVLAEDLFLLRDGLVRLLEAYDFEIAAAVESGPELERALAELEPDVAVVDVRLPPTHTDEGLQCALQARRRRPGLPVLVLSQHVEQLYARELLADGTGGIGYLLKDRVFDAEQFVDAVRRVAAGGTAMDPQVIQQLLARRSGDGQGPVDRLTPREREVMELMAQGRSNAAIAGKLVVTERAVAKHTANIFVKLGLEVSDDDNRRVLAVLAYLDRDR encoded by the coding sequence TTGCGTGTTGTCCTAGCCGAGGACCTCTTCCTGCTGCGGGACGGTCTCGTCCGGCTGCTGGAGGCCTACGACTTCGAGATCGCCGCCGCCGTCGAGAGCGGGCCCGAACTGGAGCGGGCGCTCGCCGAACTGGAGCCGGACGTCGCCGTGGTCGACGTCCGGCTCCCGCCCACGCACACGGACGAGGGCCTCCAGTGCGCGCTCCAGGCCCGCCGCAGAAGGCCCGGGCTGCCGGTGCTCGTCCTCTCCCAGCACGTCGAGCAGCTGTACGCGCGCGAGCTGCTCGCCGACGGCACCGGCGGGATCGGCTATCTGCTGAAGGACCGGGTGTTCGACGCGGAGCAGTTCGTGGACGCCGTACGGCGGGTCGCGGCCGGTGGCACGGCGATGGACCCGCAGGTGATCCAGCAGCTGCTGGCCCGGCGCTCGGGTGACGGGCAGGGGCCGGTGGACCGGCTCACTCCGCGCGAGCGGGAGGTGATGGAGCTGATGGCGCAAGGCCGGTCGAACGCGGCGATCGCGGGCAAACTGGTCGTCACCGAGCGAGCGGTCGCCAAACACACCGCGAACATTTTCGTGAAGCTGGGTTTGGAGGTCTCGGACGACGACAACCGCAGGGTGCTGGCGGTGCTGGCCTATCTGGACCGGGATCGCTGA